The segment gtaattttaatctATTTCTAGGTGTTCTCATCTTTTCTAAGAGTTTCACCATCCTTAGTCTTTACCAGCAATTGTGGTTTAATCATTTGTAATAGAGAAGAATCATTACCTAGGAGAAAATGTCAAATCTACAAATGAAAGAGGCAGCCCTTATCTATCTTGACAGAAGTGGAGGCCTCCAGAAGTTTCTAGATGATTGCAAGTACTACAATGGTATGTTCAGCGAAGTGACTTtattttagaaactttaaaataaattcctacaTATAactatcttcatttttatatttgtatatttttgcagATTCAAAACAAAGTTATGCTGTCTATCGATTCAGTATTTTAATAAATCCCTCTGATGTTGCTGAATTAGATGCTGAACTTGGAAATCACATTTTACACCAGCCTTTAAAAGCCGCTCAAGTTTTTCAAtcagtaagttaaaaaaagaaataattttatgctaCATGGAATTTTTTGGtaacttttttggttttttatttgaaatcacaGGTCTGTTTTATTGCTGTTAAGACTCTCTCATTAATTGGACAATTACAGACTGAAACTCAAGTAAGTTTTAGTTAAATTTGACAAAGAAAACTAAGGTACTGTGCTTTCAAGATGacttgtaaataaatatttttatattcatgtttttttatttaaaacgATACTATAGGGGaccagcctggtgatgtagtggttaagtttgttgcTCCaattctgtggcccagggttcacaggttcagatcctggccatggacccatgcatcacttatcaagccatgctgtggtaggcgtcccacatacaaagtagaggaagatgggcacagatgttagctcagggctaatcttccttaaaaaaaaaaaggatactacattttttttcaaagttcaatGGAATATCTTACATACGCATCTTTCCTTCCTATATTATCActtataatgttaaatatttttataatagaacATTTCAAATATATCTCAAAATAGAGTAATACAATGAACTTCCATATATCTATCACTCAGATTTAATAGTTCACAATATTTTGCCATACCTGCATCAATTTTTgagtgtgtgtaaggaagattagccctcagcatggcttgatgagcggtgctaggtccgcacccaggatccgaacctgtgaaccctgggccaccgaaaccactcggccatgaggccagcctctGATTCTTTCCAGTTATAAATTTTCAAAGAGTAACGAGTTGAAATCTAGCAGCTTTCAATGATGACCAatactttttggtttttgttttgcctttttttaaattatgagaaactcatgaatttttaaatatatctgatATGTTTTAATGAatctttgtcattctttttgatgcttatATTATCCTACCTTTGGTCATTGGGAGTCCCTTACAGTTTGCCCCTATGTCCTTTTGACACATCCCATTAGTTTTTTATAGCTCCCTTGGTTTCTGGCACAAGGAAATGTACTAGGTCCATGTGGTATATTTTCCCCTGCAAACCTGGAATTAACCTTTTCCCctaaggagccctggttccttttagtaaGAAATTATGTTTAGAGATCACAATCTGGGCACTAGAAGTGTTCATTGCTGTTGGGTTGTGATTGTTTTATAAGTCTCTTCAGTGGCTATAGCCAGGAAgtgtctatttttaaagaaaaataattagttcGTAATGATATTTTCAATTGAAATCTAAGATTATAAGAGTtttgcatcttttattttatatttaaatctcttttctcttatgcttaaAATTTTGGTTGCTAATAACACTAACAAATCATTTACTTGATTTACCCTACAAATATACTTACTATATTGTAATGCAAGTCCAGTTGGATCTGCAGtttttattaatatcatttttatgttcttattagATTAATATAGTGCTGAAGTTAACACATTTACCTCCTCTGCCAAGTTATAGTCTTGATCTTTGTGAGTTTCCACTTGATTATACATCTCAAAGATTTTATATGATGCAAGGAATTGTGATTGCAATGACGACTGTAACCAAGTATACACAAGGTGCAAGATTTCTTTGTTCAGATGAAGCATGCCCTCTTTCAAAAGGTaactattaaaatgtaaaatcaaaacGTCAAGCAATTTATTGTTTAATCCTAAATCATGTTTACAATTATTTATGACACATTCACAGAGTagaaagaatggaataaaatttgGTGTCTCCTTATGTTGATAAGTTTACTTTGCATAGTCTTGAAATGcattctttttcccctcccctccccctcaactTAACAGGTGCTCATGTATTGCTAAAGTACTTGTTTTTCTCACACATTATTTCATGACTATTCATGATGTTCCTTCTCCATGTAATGTCCTCTCTCAACCCTTTGGCTTAACTTCACTTTGGTCTTTCTCCATGACATCTTTTCCATTCATCCCCACCTCTCATCCGGTTGGATGCccctcctgtcttctctctgaaCACTATGTAAATGAATACCACATATTAAACTGTGTTTATTTCACCTATTGAAATTGTATGTTTAAGTATCCATATCACCAGtaccttagcacagtgcctggcaaggaatagccattcaataaatgttaattgaagtGCTCTGAACCCCCCATGTAAAATTGAATTAATTATATTTCGAATTGGATTAATTTTAAAGGGTTGAAAATGGATAGTTAAATCCAAAAACAAATTTAGCTTGCCTCTATTTTGTTTCAGGATTTCAGTATATAAGAGTGCATGTGCCTGGTGCCACAGAATCTGCAACAGTAAGAAATGACTTTTTGTGTAATCTATGTTCATCTCCActtcaagaagacagaaaatttagAGTACTTGGTGGTAAAAATGCATTTACATTTtgtaattacaatttttaaaatagtgtttgatattttaatgtggaaattaaattgaatatatattctaataacaaattCTGTTTTGCTCTTTGCTTTAAGATAAACAGATAgttgaaataattaccacaaaaGCACTTCATGCTTTTCGAGGATATTCTGACAACCAGCCATTTAGGTTTCAATCTCTTACAATTTTCCTAAGAGGTAAGTAAGTTCTGTTTGAATTAAAAGCAAATtgctataaaatatataatatgtgtaatTGACTTGCTTATGCTTATATATTATAAATGGTACTTCTATGGTTTAAGAATCATAGGTTTTCTTATTCTTGAGAAGCCAGAACTGTGAAAATAAGAATGGGGCTTAGCCTCTTTTCTTGGGCTAAAATTGGAGGAATTAAACTATTCAGAAAGAGAGATCTTGGATATCAACCATGTATAGGTAACTTAAGAGTTAGCAAAGTAGAGACTCAAACAGGAACTCTTTTCACCGTGGTCTGACAGGGATGAGGCAGACACGTAAGCCCAGATGATaatagataatttttatatagcaattactatgtgccaggcactcttacATATCTTAATTCATTTAGCCACAGCAATCCTGTCAAGTAAGTTCTAttgttgtctccattttacagtgtggaaactgaggtacagagaagttaagtaacttgtccaaggtacACAGCTAGTACATGGCACAATCATGATTCAAACTCAGGCATTCCAGCCTCAAAGTCTATGCTTTTAActacttaattttattatatactatatataaaccACACATTACAATATAGAAATATAAGTGGCTCTCCAACTTATATTTTAGTGGAAAAccctttcttcaaataaattcttatatagaacccaaataaattttaaaaaattaaataaataaaagcagtcCTTTAAGGTTGACATCAGAAGGGATAcccagacttcccagcctccttggcTTCCTCTTGACCTTTCCTTTGTCCCCCAAGGAAAAATCCACTACAGtttaaacagcagatatttatttgagCAATTAGTATTGCAACTTGGGAGAcacagattcaggcagaaacccaaaatgtGCTCCAAGGAAGACGAAGAAGGCAAGGGTtaataaaggcaaaaagagagaaattacacAGGCTGTTTTGCAAAATTTGTGATTGGTGCTGGCAACAGCTGCTGCTTCTTGGCTACACATGATTGGTTGCTAAGGTCATCTCTAAGGTAAAAAGTTTTTATCTATGGGAGTAAGCATATTTCTTGAAAGATGGTCAAGATGATAACAGTGAAGCACAGTTTCAAAAGTTACATTTTATCTGGGTAGAGATGTGGTGTGCGTACATAAGCCCCGTTTCCTTAATGGCCTCCCAGCCCCATTTTAGAAGCCTTGACatatgttactccattttgttaTCACTGTCCACACCTTGACCTCAGGACACATCCACCAAACTCTAAGATTCCATGGAACAGTTGAGAaactattcatttttatattccccTTGTAATTCATTCTGTTTCCTTtagttgcttttgttgttttctgtttgcttggttagttttgggtttttattttctcaattctggAGCCTGATTCTTCCTTGTAAGTGCACAGGATACACCAACATGCTCTGTGGAGCTGAAAAAAAGagtgtgagagagaagaaaaaaatcgaGATCACTGTTTGATCTTCACAGAGAGAAGTTAATTCTTGCTCTCCTCTGTAAGCCCTTCTTTCATAGCTTTATAACCACCCATCTTCTAACTGTGTAATAGAGGATCAagatttttagtgtatttttttttaacaaattttgaggggccggcctggtgttgcagcagttaagtgcgcacgttccactttggcggcccgggattcgccacttaggatcccgggtgcggacatggcaccgcttggcaaaagccatgctgtggtaggcgtcccatgtataaagtagaggaagatgagcatggatgttagctcagggccagtcttcctcagcaaaaagaggaggatggcagcagttagctcagggctaatcttcctcaaaaataaattaattaattaattaattttgaacTTGTACAAAAACTTTGCCCAGACTGTAGATGTGAGAGAGAAACCTACCATAGGGCAAGAGGGTAGACTTTGGAGATCAGCAGACCTAGAGGTGAATTTCAGTTCTGCTACTTACTATTTAAAGCCTTGTgcaagtcatttaaactctcagtttcttcatatataaaatgaggataacaatatcTATCTTACAGTTTACAACCAGATAATGTCTGTAAAAGTATCTTGCCTATATTGTAGACAGtgaataatactttttaaaattattttcttcccaaataaaaTGATTGCTTATAAGGTAgtttttattaacatttcttgTCATTTAATGCAAAGATGTTTCATCTTAAGCAGAATgatcttgttttttccttttgactaTATGAGACTATCTAGCTGCTGTCACATGCTTCTTGAAGTTGATTCATCATTGCCTATTAGTATTCAAATGTATCAGCAATAAAATTGCCTCAGTTTACATTATTAGTGCCACTCTATATAGACATTGTACTAAGCAAAAGTAAATACAACTAAGTCAACTACTGAATTGTTACTAGTTCTAGATCTACTAGTTACCAGCTCTTGGAACCATATGATCATATATAAGTTTTGTTTAGTGaatacatgttttcttttgtgttaaataattttagacgaatcagtgaataaaatgaatataggaAATGAGTATAAAATTATTGGAATTCCAACCTGTGTAAAAACTTCACAAACTGCTGTCTGTATAGAGGCAAATAGCATCGCTTTTTGCAATCCAAAAGGTAAGGAAAATGTTGGTAtcttatattaagaaatatttaagtttaaatccatttattcaggaaaaaaatattggttGCCTATGTGCTGGGCATTCTTCTAAGCACTAGGGATACAGCTGCGATCAGGACAGTTGAGGTTCAGGACTTAGATCATATGGTAGAGAGTCAGTAAACCTATAAACTAATCAATAAGACAATTTCAGATAATAAATgctacaaaggaaataaaatgggataatgtagAATGTTGCCCGCAGGAAAGACTCCCTTTTTTTGGCTAAaccttattttgattttttataattAGCAACGAGAAAAATGTTTCAGAATGCCAAGAGTTGGAGATTAGTCAAAGGTTTTTCTACCTTACCATTTATCTTCTAGCTAAGTAACTATTGTGGTCTAAAAGAGAGCCCAATAAAATAGCATGATTTTCCTCATCTGAGTTCTGAACCAATCAAGAAATAAGACAAATGAGAAAGGCAGATGAGGGCCAAAATAGCACCTTTATTCCTGATAATTTCCTCTAACTCCAACATAATTAagcattaaataaacaaaaggagAGAGCAGACTTACCCTTTTAACTTGGCACACAAATATCTAAGTGTAGGAAAGGCTAGTTAGCTCTTGAATAGAGTTAGAGTTTTTTGGAATTCTTAGATAACCATCTGCAATAATAGAGGCCCAAGCTGAACTTAAATGTATTGGATTCTAGATACCTCTGGTTATCTTGAAGAGAAAAGcttcttaaaagaataaaaatgttgaagaaaGAAAGCACTAATGGACAATAGACATTTTAgtgatcttttaaatattttctgctgtGAAGTGTTTCAAGTTTTATTGGTTCGTTAGCAGAACATGACTTACATGTAGGTGGAGAAGTGTGCTTTCTCATGCTGGACTCCAGAATTAGGCAAATTTAACCACCCAAATGTGGCAAGAACTACACTAAGGTCGCCTCCCTTGGTCCATGGGCGTGGATGCATAGAAGAAATGATTGCTCTGTGATGGCAGCCCAAGAGGAAGGAGAACAGGACTGGATTATACCTGCACAGCTATTCCTCCCAAACTGACCAACTGGATTAAATCACTCATCGCTTTCAGAAGCTGGACAGAGTGAAGGAGTGGAGAAGATCCAGAATGTTACAGTACAATACACTACAGTGCTTTCAAAGTAGTAGAGCATAAATCTTCCCTTTTAATAGCAACATGCAAGTATTTCCCATTCTGTTTTTTAGCCCTCACTAAAGGTGACGTTATTTCAGACGTAGAAATATAGAAGCAAACACTGCAATACAGGAGCCCCATGATCTGGCTTTGCTCACATAAatcttaaaaggagaaaaatgaggggTTTGCTTGCAACCCACAGCCAATCTATGTGGACATGGGGGGTGACTGCTTCCTTTTATTACATTCCCTGGGATAGAAATGATAGACCAGAGTGACCTCCAATCATAATTTAATATCATTATAAGAATTTGAATATGGCATCATTAAAAGAACTgcaatttgataatattttagataaatgGAATTAGATATCTATaatgttattttcctgttttaaaactctttttaatatatgtgtttatatttactTTCAGTTCCTTCAGGAATTAGCGACAGTTTCAGGTGTCTCCTTTCTTTGACTTCCAGTTCATGctggaagtttacagcaatacttGCCAATAGTTTTGCATCACAAATTGTTCCTCCTGGGACTTACAACTTGCTCAAGCTGTGTTTGCTGATGAGTCTAGTACAGACAAGTGACCGTAATAAGAAACTGGAAGATTGcctggatattttaattataacaagTGATACTCTACTTGTAGACAGGTAAAATATGTCAcatgaatttttcaaattataaattgGTCACACATATTTGCATAAATCCTTTCTGTGAGCATTATTACGAgacaaatatttagaatttatctGAGtagtataaatattatataagcTTTTATCAGTGAagttcaaaacttttaaaatgtaaattgagaAATGGGAtatttgctttcaatattttgagaCTCTAACCACTCAAAGTTTCACCTTGTTTCCCCACTCAGACCTTTACAGATAAACACATCCGTCACAGGCTTCCTTTTCCCCCATTCCCTGgttcagttttctgtttttgtattttattttcatttttaaataatctccTTCCTAAGAACCAACaagccattttcttattttccttcaagATTCCATTCAATAGGACTGATTCACTGCACTCAAATCAAAAGTCCCCAGATTACTGTTTTGGGGGTATCCCCCTAACCTTGGAATAAGCCTCTTCTCAAAGCATTTTGGGGCTCCCCACTAGCAAGTAcccttttttaaaagttacttaaaTGTTCATAAAGCTAGGAATAACCTTCTTATATGAATATCTTGTATGCAATtgtaaagcaaaaacaaatttatagaaggaatttaaaatttaaaaataaaattcaaattaacttTAACTTAATTGGACAGATGGTGTTTtgctgaaattaaattaaaattaaattgcagTGTAAATATGGTGCTAACTGCTACAGATTACACCAATTTAATCTTCTACTAATGAGCATGAGAGTATTTGTTTCCTCATAGGCTCACCAACACTGGGTAttgttaaacttttaaatttcgCCATCTGAAGGGtagaaaatggtattttattttaatatgcatttctttaattagaaGTACATTTTAGCATCATTTACAGCTTGTTAAACgcctttataatttttctgtgaacctctTTGACCACTGTCCATGTTTCTATTAAGCTGTTTCTTACTGATTTGTGATACCTCTTATAAATTAAAGCCtttgtctcttttcctgtttGTCATTAACCTTTGACATTTCCTCTGGTATTTGGGGCTGTTTGAGAgatttggctttttgttttgttttttaggtaaaatttatatacagtgaaataaGCAGTTCtgatgtatacaacttgatgaatttCGACAAATGTATACACTCCTATAGCCACCaccacaataaaatagaaaacatttctatcacccgAGAAAATTCCTTCATTCCCTCTTCCAGTCAGTTCCTATCTCCACAGGTGATTTCTGTCATGAtagtttttcctgttcttgaacttcatataagtagaatcatatggCATATACTCTTTTAGGTCTGGCTTTTTGGCTCAACATGGTATTCAGATTGATCcagttgtgtgtatcagtagttcattgtttttattgatgagtagtattccattatatgaacaTACCAgaatttgtttatccagtctcctagtgatggacatttaggttttacAGGTTTAGAGTAGTATAAgtaaagctgctctaaacattcttgtacaagtctttttctGGACATGTGTTTTTGTTATCTTGGAttaatacctaggagtggaatttctgtgtCATAAGGTAGATatacatttaactttataagaaacttaccaaacagttttcaaaagtgtaccattttacattcctaccaacaatgtaAGGTTCCAGTTCTTTCTATCCTTATCAACATCTGGTGTTATCAGTCTTTCTCAATTTAACCATTCTAGTgtgtgtgaaatggtatctcattatggttctaatttgcattttcctgatcaCTACTGCTTGAGCTctctttcatatgcttattggctgctcatatatcttctttatgaagtgtctattcaagtcttttgctcacttttaaaTGGGTTTGTTCGTTCTGGATGCGTGTCCTTTGTCACACATATGTATCGTGAAATTTTTCTCTCACTCTAaagcttgtattttttttcttaaagatatcTTTGATGAGCAgactttttagttttgatgaaatccaatttattattttcttttatgtctagTGTTTTCTGGgttctgtttaagaaatttttgcctagcccaaggtcatgaagatattcttttatgttttcttctagaagcattatagttttagcttttacattagGTCTATTATCTATtgcaagttaatttttgtatatggtgtgaggtaggagtcaaGGTTAATATTTTCCCTATGCATTTATCCAATTTTTTCAtagtttgttgaaaagactttcctttcatGATTGAATTGCTTTAGTACcattgttgaaaatcagttgaacTAGGTAAAAACTAGGTATAAAATTGAACTTGGTATAAATCTATTTGAactctcttttctgttattttgacCTATTTGTCTATAATTATGCCAATACCACTTGTCCTTGATTATTATAGCTCTGTGTTAAGTTTTGAATCAGGTGATGcaactttattcttcatttccaagatttttttcactattccaggtcctttgaattttcttataaagtttaGAATCCATATGTTAACACCAACTTCTCCCCTAATCCCCCAAAAAAGCCTTTAGGGATTTTGATTAAAACtgcatttaatgttataaatcagtttgggggagaatttacattttaacaatgtggtgtcttccaatccatgaatatggtgTATATCtccctttatttaaatattctgtgatttctttcagcaaGATTTTGTAAAGGTcatgcacatattttgttaaattgatttctaagtatttgatatttttgatgctatgAAAAATGgtagtattttattaatttcctttttcaaatatttgctgtaaatatatagaaatacaattgatttttgtatttcgACCTTGAATTCTATGACCTtgtgtcagtattttttttaattcctcagctaattccaatgtgcagccaagtttgaagCCCATTGTTCTATATAACTAGGTTCTCAGTCTgactgcacgttagaatcacctgggagaattaaaaaaacaagtttatGACTGtggcccacccccagagattctaatttacATGTCTTGGGGTAGGGTTTGgcagtggaaattttaaaaactccccaggtgaATTTAATGTGAGCTAGGGTTAAAAATGACTGCTCTATAAGCTTGCAAAAGTTTCTTTCTAAATCTCACTCCCCTATTTTATGTATCTTCAAACTAATATCCAAATTCCTTAGAATGGCACGTACTCTAGACATTTTATAGCATCTACTTATCCACATTTGAGGGATACAGCCTCACCCTCTTTTGCACTGCGTGTCTCTGTCTGCTCATCATAGTTGATTGAGCTAGCAAGCTATGATTTCTGTGGCAAGACTTTGAAAGCTAAGTTAAGATAATCATATTCCTTTCTTAGaatttaaatttgagaaatgAAGGGGCTAAGGCAATTGGCAAAGAGATTAGAAAGCAAAAGGGTATATCAGGAGTTAGCATGCTACATAGGCAGTAGGGATAGTAATGATGGGCTACTGGCAAGtctaaatgcaaaaattctgaagaaacaaaagaaagcaatccATAAAAAGAGGAAGGCCCGGTTCAAGTGTCATCTGTCTGTAgctttctctcacttccttccagGAGGAAATAATACTCTCTTATGGATGTTCTTACAACATTATTTTAGTACTTATCACcttgtgttttagttttttgtttatgtCTCTCTTTCTAAGCTGTGGGCTTTCCCAGTTAAGGACTAAGTCTCATGTATGTTTTTATCCCTAgcacaggtgctcagtaaacattgaatcaaattaaatttaattgtGTAGCTGTTATACATTATGACTTTggaaaatcaaatattaaataatagtaatgaatcatttattttttccctaggCTTTTGAATTTTAGTATAAACCTTGTGCCACGTGGTATACATCATCCAGTCTCTACTGAAATTTTTCCTACTCTATCCAGGAATAAATATGGAACTGGAGCTGTTAGCATTCAAGCTGGCACTGCATTACTAGCTAAAGGTGGTATCTGCTTTATAGGAGACTTGGCTTCatacaaaaaagataaacttGAACAGCTTCAATCAggtaaacaatatttttttcaaattaattttcacCTGTTTAACTTATAGTGCCATCAATGTCAAGGGGCTACTTAACAGTTAAGATTGTATTGTACTCATTTTAGGAATTGAGAAATTATATTAAATGACATTTCTCATTTTacctttataaataaaaacagaggaaTTTAATGTGCAAATGCACTGTTTTAGCCTTTGCCTTCAGTTGTGCTAACACATGAGTTTGTATTGGGccagatttatttccttttcttgccttattgcatttgctaggacttccaatatgatgtcaaaaagtgGTGATGAGAATGGACATCCCTGTtttgttgggggtttttttggttttttgttttttttgctgaggaagattcaccttgagctaacatccactgccaatcttcctttttttttttgtatgtgagccaccaccacagcatggccactgacagatgaggctgctgaagcagagtgttctgaacttaaccactaggccaccaggactggccctccctgtcttgttcttgatcttagcaGAAAAACTTTgaatttctcaccattaaatatagtgttagctataggttttttgtagatgttctttttcaagttgaaggaattcccctctattcctaatCTACTGAgagtttgtttgattttttttctttttttttttttgaggaagattagccctgagctaacatctgctgccaatcctcctctttt is part of the Equus quagga isolate Etosha38 chromosome 16, UCLA_HA_Equagga_1.0, whole genome shotgun sequence genome and harbors:
- the MCMDC2 gene encoding minichromosome maintenance domain-containing protein 2, whose translation is MSNLQMKEAALIYLDRSGGLQKFLDDCKYYNDSKQSYAVYRFSILINPSDVAELDAELGNHILHQPLKAAQVFQSVCFIAVKTLSLIGQLQTETQINIVLKLTHLPPLPSYSLDLCEFPLDYTSQRFYMMQGIVIAMTTVTKYTQGARFLCSDEACPLSKGFQYIRVHVPGATESATVRNDFLCNLCSSPLQEDRKFRVLGDKQIVEIITTKALHAFRGYSDNQPFRFQSLTIFLRDESVNKMNIGNEYKIIGIPTCVKTSQTAVCIEANSIAFCNPKVPSGISDSFRCLLSLTSSSCWKFTAILANSFASQIVPPGTYNLLKLCLLMSLVQTSDRNKKLEDCLDILIITSDTLLVDRLLNFSINLVPRGIHHPVSTEIFPTLSRNKYGTGAVSIQAGTALLAKGGICFIGDLASYKKDKLEQLQSVVESRSITVYIPGKKFGDDIDQQMTFPVQCSFWSFVDMDSSSRRNMKKTNALIGQMDCSLIPANLLEAFVLLINCNESSPCHPLLPTVHHTLKKAIDPEGLLYIASKQFTTEDFEKLLAFAKNLNVEFSLEAERMIHGYYLASRRIRTDSICGSKLSSSALKYLVSLSEAHARLNLRKKVLKEDVLIAALLFETSLTLKYGATVFCVAPNAVFPFELYNEENLEQRDMYLTQCQQQLQQFIATYGPGTPVFASDE